The proteins below come from a single Iocasia fonsfrigidae genomic window:
- a CDS encoding outer membrane lipoprotein-sorting protein yields MGFKKSRKIILMLMVFVLGISLSAAALTGREIMEKADERETGDTQHALMGMDLIDKKGEVSPRTIEVWAKEYGDPADDLNKMVMVFHEPASVKNTRFLQIENKDRDDDQWIYLPALQRVRRISSSQGGDSFMGSDFTYDDMESRKIDDFTYKLLKEEKLTKYECYVVEAIPKDPEEEQYQKTISWISKEHYIPLKVEMYDKDSGKLIKLMTVEEKIEKINGIWTVFSTTMEDLESGHKTQLYIKQNKGNYLLEYNKEISDRRFTQQFLKNGK; encoded by the coding sequence ATGGGATTTAAAAAGAGTAGAAAAATTATCTTGATGTTGATGGTCTTTGTGCTGGGTATAAGTCTTTCAGCAGCGGCCTTGACTGGTAGAGAAATTATGGAAAAGGCAGATGAGAGAGAAACCGGTGATACTCAACATGCCTTAATGGGTATGGATTTAATAGATAAAAAGGGAGAGGTTAGCCCTAGGACTATTGAGGTCTGGGCCAAGGAATATGGTGACCCAGCAGATGACCTGAATAAAATGGTGATGGTATTTCATGAGCCTGCCTCTGTAAAAAACACCCGTTTTCTACAAATTGAAAATAAAGATAGGGATGATGACCAGTGGATTTACCTACCAGCCTTACAAAGAGTAAGGAGGATTTCGTCGTCCCAGGGTGGGGATTCATTTATGGGTTCTGATTTTACTTATGATGATATGGAATCAAGGAAAATAGATGATTTTACTTACAAATTACTTAAAGAAGAAAAACTGACAAAGTATGAATGCTATGTTGTTGAGGCCATTCCTAAGGATCCTGAAGAAGAGCAGTACCAGAAGACTATTTCCTGGATTAGTAAAGAACATTATATTCCCTTGAAAGTGGAGATGTATGACAAAGACAGTGGGAAATTAATTAAGTTGATGACAGTAGAAGAGAAGATTGAAAAGATTAATGGAATTTGGACTGTTTTCTCTACAACTATGGAGGATTTAGAGAGTGGTCATAAGACACAGCTTTATATTAAACAAAATAAGGGTAATTATTTACTTGAATATAATAAAGAGATTAGTGACAGGAGATTCACTCAGCAATTTCTGAAAAATGGAAAATAA
- a CDS encoding MMPL family transporter — MDRILKQEKLIVVTILIITLLFAWQIPNIEINNDIEVFLPDNHISKITNNEIEYIFGGNDRMVVALKARDNKLFTRENISLIAELSDRIEEISGVDEVTSLSKADYIEGTAEGMVVEELVKETPVDNNQIYNLKEELLSWDLYRDNLYNSDLNATQILVSLKDNLRNEEKDHIYYQLKEISNSPDYKNFEIYIAGATAVNVLMGDKMIEDIKYLLPFIVIILVVALFLFFRKIFPVILTMVTVIISTIWAVGLMALLGVNMTLVSTVIPVLLIAVGSAYGIHILSHYYDDLIEEEGIISSQRHREIVLGTVKQIGKPVFLAGLTTVVGFGSLASSQIIPIRSFGIFTAIGIAAAFLVAILLIPALLLLKFGEGKEVSADQYQSRGHFETVITRLHELYAQKRISLLILIVIIFSVSLVGISRIIIDTPLIEMFKEDTEIRQADKFINENFSGTSLMNVMIEGEGQGSLTDPEILKGIDELEQYLMENMTEVGKVSSISDFIKRMNRVMHYPEEEIEQGEDTVLDEGSETTSSFFSGGSQDSKEESTSSFYSESMETDSESISSFYSDAGNDNKGDETTSSFYSSEHESSPAGESSQEEFVINSGPDKEKHISEYQFIELLNKSLLRADKLNLNGEELLELIKREMNFQGAAYNEIPYDLSKYPAVDKQGLKDLVSQYLLLYSGSLDDMINDQLEPDKAQILIQLNSPSNLVAAKVKKEVSKYSQEYFPEGYKVKISGNADMALAANNLIVHSQTMSIVISLIIVFIIVAISYRSILAGLYGIIPLTFSLLINFALMGYTGIKLDVGTAMVASIAIGIGVDYTIHFLARYHSERQKSSNLYQVTRKTLISTGKAIIFNATSVAAGFIVLLCSNFYPLVYLGLLIALTMFTSSLAALTILPLLLNIFKPAFISK, encoded by the coding sequence ATGGATAGGATATTAAAACAGGAAAAACTTATTGTAGTTACTATATTAATAATTACCCTTTTATTTGCCTGGCAGATACCCAATATAGAAATTAATAATGATATTGAGGTTTTCTTACCAGATAATCATATCTCCAAAATTACTAATAATGAAATTGAGTATATCTTTGGCGGCAATGATAGAATGGTAGTAGCCCTTAAAGCAAGGGATAATAAGTTATTTACCAGGGAAAACATATCATTAATTGCAGAATTAAGTGATAGAATTGAAGAGATTTCTGGGGTAGATGAAGTAACATCATTGAGCAAGGCAGATTATATAGAAGGTACAGCAGAGGGGATGGTAGTAGAGGAACTTGTTAAAGAAACTCCAGTTGATAATAATCAGATATATAATTTAAAGGAAGAACTGTTATCCTGGGACCTCTATAGGGATAATCTCTATAATAGTGACCTGAATGCAACACAGATATTGGTAAGTCTAAAGGATAATCTTAGAAATGAAGAAAAGGATCATATATATTATCAGCTTAAAGAGATCAGTAATAGCCCTGATTATAAAAATTTTGAAATTTATATTGCCGGGGCTACAGCGGTTAATGTCCTGATGGGTGATAAGATGATAGAGGATATTAAGTACCTCCTTCCTTTTATTGTTATTATTTTAGTAGTGGCCCTTTTCCTCTTTTTTAGGAAAATTTTTCCGGTAATTTTAACAATGGTGACAGTAATTATTAGTACAATCTGGGCTGTTGGGTTAATGGCCCTGTTAGGGGTAAATATGACCCTGGTTTCAACTGTAATACCAGTTCTGCTAATTGCAGTTGGCAGTGCTTATGGAATACATATCTTAAGTCACTATTATGATGATCTTATAGAAGAAGAGGGTATTATTTCTAGCCAAAGACACCGGGAGATAGTACTGGGAACAGTAAAACAGATCGGTAAACCTGTTTTTCTGGCTGGTTTAACAACTGTAGTGGGTTTTGGGTCACTGGCCAGTAGTCAGATTATACCGATTAGAAGTTTTGGAATATTTACAGCAATAGGGATTGCTGCAGCATTCTTAGTAGCCATTTTATTAATACCAGCCCTTTTATTACTAAAATTTGGTGAAGGTAAAGAGGTTTCAGCAGATCAATATCAAAGCAGGGGTCATTTTGAAACAGTAATTACCAGGCTTCATGAGTTATATGCTCAGAAGAGAATAAGTTTATTGATATTAATTGTAATAATTTTCTCTGTATCTCTAGTAGGTATCAGCAGGATTATTATTGATACCCCTCTTATAGAGATGTTTAAGGAAGATACTGAGATCAGGCAGGCAGACAAATTTATAAATGAAAATTTTAGTGGGACATCTCTAATGAATGTTATGATTGAAGGTGAGGGTCAGGGTAGTCTTACAGACCCGGAGATATTAAAAGGGATTGATGAACTGGAGCAATATTTGATGGAGAATATGACTGAGGTTGGTAAGGTGTCTTCCATAAGTGATTTTATTAAGAGAATGAACAGGGTTATGCATTACCCTGAAGAAGAGATAGAGCAGGGTGAAGATACTGTCCTTGATGAAGGGAGTGAAACTACCAGCAGCTTTTTTTCTGGGGGAAGTCAAGATAGTAAGGAAGAGAGTACTTCCAGTTTCTATAGTGAATCTATGGAAACAGATTCTGAAAGTATTTCCAGCTTTTATTCTGATGCAGGGAATGATAATAAAGGGGATGAAACTACCTCCAGTTTTTACAGCAGTGAACATGAATCTTCTCCTGCTGGGGAAAGTAGTCAAGAGGAGTTTGTTATAAACTCCGGGCCTGATAAGGAAAAACATATCAGTGAATATCAATTCATTGAGTTGTTAAATAAGAGTTTATTGAGGGCAGATAAACTAAATTTAAATGGAGAAGAACTGCTTGAACTTATCAAGAGAGAAATGAACTTTCAGGGGGCTGCCTATAATGAAATACCCTATGATTTAAGCAAATATCCTGCTGTGGATAAACAGGGGCTAAAGGATTTAGTTTCACAATACCTGCTTTTATATTCAGGTAGTCTTGATGATATGATTAATGACCAGTTAGAACCAGATAAGGCTCAGATTCTAATACAGCTTAATAGTCCCAGTAACCTGGTAGCAGCCAAAGTAAAAAAGGAAGTAAGTAAATATAGTCAGGAATATTTTCCAGAGGGATATAAGGTAAAGATATCTGGTAATGCTGATATGGCCCTGGCAGCTAATAATCTAATTGTACACAGTCAGACTATGAGTATAGTGATTTCCTTAATAATAGTTTTTATAATTGTTGCTATTTCATATAGGTCTATTCTGGCAGGACTTTATGGGATTATTCCTCTGACTTTTTCACTATTAATTAATTTTGCCTTGATGGGGTATACAGGAATAAAGCTTGATGTAGGGACAGCTATGGTTGCTTCAATTGCTATTGGAATTGGGGTTGATTATACAATACATTTCCTGGCCCGTTATCATTCAGAAAGGCAGAAGAGTAGTAATCTGTATCAGGTAACCAGAAAGACTTTGATTTCAACAGGTAAGGCCATTATTTTTAATGCTACATCAGTAGCAGCTGGCTTTATAGTGCTGCTTTGTTCCAACTTCTATCCACTGGTTTATCTGGGTTTATTAATAGCCCTGACAATGTTTACTTCATCACTGGCAGCATTGACAATTTTACCACTATTACTTAACATCTTTAAACCGGCTTTTATTTCTAAATAA
- a CDS encoding MarR family winged helix-turn-helix transcriptional regulator, producing MLIDAPIGKWISRLYKHHEQFIDEKLKVYNLKHSEANLLMHLYRDKDGVNQEVLTANLGVDKATVSRAVKGLLKKSYLFRQRSLEDGRVNLIFLSEKAEGIKLIVRKVYQDWFDFIMGDIPDNEAKVMLRNLKKMYNFAQNDLS from the coding sequence ATGTTAATTGATGCCCCAATTGGCAAATGGATTTCCAGGTTATATAAACACCATGAACAATTTATTGATGAAAAGCTTAAAGTCTACAATTTAAAACATAGTGAGGCTAATCTCCTAATGCATCTTTATAGAGACAAAGACGGTGTAAATCAGGAGGTGTTAACTGCTAATCTAGGGGTAGATAAGGCTACAGTTTCCCGGGCAGTTAAGGGTCTTTTAAAGAAGAGTTATCTCTTTCGTCAAAGGTCTCTTGAAGACGGTCGGGTAAACCTAATATTTCTTAGTGAAAAGGCAGAGGGGATTAAATTAATAGTCAGGAAGGTTTATCAGGATTGGTTTGATTTTATAATGGGCGATATTCCAGATAATGAGGCTAAAGTTATGTTGAGAAATCTTAAAAAAATGTATAATTTTGCGCAGAATGATTTATCCTGA
- a CDS encoding alanine-tRNA synthetase second additional domain-containing protein, whose translation MVNSFAHSVYYAPRGKDRLLSLGNNISQFYLSSNDQLIGLIGDAGAGKSLLIKGMFPGLILTNDDEGINMRPLPIFSDYQDGKPNSHTYHIDMRFETAFKQPWQLAEAIEYAIKNERRVIVEHYNLLEDHLNISPEMLIGIGEEVIVTRPGVFGPYSKEIADIVFKSIKYRRMAHTAEDLTAMAIEKRGYPRPPLHSDVKSGFVLLFEDKPDFSIKEIEQEVKEHIKKNEKVSYVDDKHIKIGDFKYLCTGPRIHLHRTGELEGYRLLPEFKIDTKQNLFLLTGFVGTEHSQFKLSTF comes from the coding sequence ATGGTTAATAGTTTTGCACACTCAGTTTATTATGCACCAAGGGGGAAAGATAGACTCCTTTCTTTAGGAAACAACATCTCTCAATTTTACTTATCTTCTAATGATCAATTAATAGGGTTAATCGGCGATGCTGGAGCTGGTAAATCTTTATTAATTAAAGGAATGTTTCCCGGGTTAATTCTCACAAATGATGATGAAGGAATTAATATGAGACCTCTTCCCATATTTAGCGATTATCAAGATGGTAAACCTAATAGCCATACTTATCATATTGACATGCGATTTGAAACTGCGTTTAAACAACCCTGGCAACTAGCCGAAGCAATTGAATACGCTATAAAAAATGAGCGAAGAGTAATTGTCGAACACTATAATTTACTAGAAGATCATCTCAATATATCACCAGAAATGCTAATTGGAATTGGTGAAGAAGTAATAGTAACAAGACCTGGGGTATTTGGACCTTATTCTAAAGAAATAGCTGACATTGTTTTTAAATCTATAAAATATCGTCGGATGGCACATACTGCTGAGGATTTAACTGCCATGGCAATAGAAAAAAGAGGCTATCCCAGACCTCCATTACATAGTGATGTCAAAAGTGGATTTGTTTTATTATTTGAAGATAAACCTGATTTTTCTATCAAAGAAATCGAACAGGAAGTCAAAGAACATATTAAAAAAAATGAAAAAGTAAGCTATGTTGATGACAAACATATTAAAATAGGAGATTTTAAGTATCTATGTACAGGACCAAGAATACATTTGCATAGAACTGGAGAACTTGAAGGATATAGATTATTACCAGAATTTAAAATTGATACCAAGCAAAATCTCTTTTTACTGACTGGTTTTGTCGGAACAGAACACAGTCAATTTAAATTAAGTACCTTTTAA